A window of the Pongo abelii isolate AG06213 chromosome 10, NHGRI_mPonAbe1-v2.0_pri, whole genome shotgun sequence genome harbors these coding sequences:
- the ZNF268 gene encoding zinc finger protein 268 isoform X4, with product MGWDQKAPRSGIHLGPRDSWSATSPWSTQAEAEESQNRESPRVAICFPRAAKNHQVLDTVWKIDDLMDWHQENKAKLGSTAKSFECTTFGKLCRLSTKYLSRQKPHKCGTHGKSLKYIDFTSNYARKNPNGFQVRGKSFFHSKHEQTVIGIKYCESNESGKTVNKKSQLMCQQMYMGKKPFGCSYCEKAFSSKSYLVVHQQTHAEEKPYGCNECGKDFSSKSYLIVHQRIHTGEKLHECSECRKTFSFHSQLVIHQRIHTGENPYECCECGKVFSRKDQLVSHQKTHSGQKPYVCNECGKAFGLKSQLIIHERIHTGEKPYECNECQKAFNTKSNLMVHQRTHTGEKPYICSDCGKAFTFKSQLIVHQGIHTGVKPYGCIQCGKGFSLKSQLIVHQRSHTGMKPYVCSECGKAFRSKSYLIIHTRTHTGEKLHECNDCGKAFSFKSQLIIHQRIHTGENPYECHECGKAFSRKYQLMSHQRTHAGEKPYECTNCGKAFGLKSQLIIHQRTHTGEKPFECSECQKAFNTKSNLIVHQRTHTGEKPYSCNECGKAFTFKSQLIVHQGVHTGVKPYGCSQCEKTFSLKSQLIVHQRSHTGVKPYGCSECGKAFRSKSYLIIHMRTHTGEKPHECRECGKSFSFNSQLIVHQRIHTGENPYECSECGKAFNRKDQLISHQRTHAGEKPYGCSECGKAFSSKSYLIIHMRTHSGEKPYECNECGKAFIWKSLLIVHERTHAGVNPYKCSQCEKTFSGKLRLLVHQRMHTREKPYECNECGKAFIRNSQLIVHQRTHSGEKPYGCNECGKTFSQKSILSAHQRTHTGEKPCKCTECGKAFCWKSQLIMHQRTHVDDKH from the exons ATGGGATGGGATCAGAAAGCTCCAAGGTCAGGAATCCATCTTGGGCCAAGGGACTCCTGGTCTGCAACCTCTCCCTGGAGCACCCAGGCAGAAGCAGAAGAGTCGCAGAACAGAGAAAGTCCTAGAGTGGCTATTTGTTTCCCAAGAGCAGCCAAAAATCACCAAGTCCTGG ACACAGTCTGGAAAATTGATGATCTTATGGATTGGCATCAGGAAAATAAAGCCAAGCTGGGAAGTACGGCAAAAAGCTTTGAATGCACTACATTTGGAAAACTATGTCGTCTTAGTACAAAGTATCTTTCAAGACAAAAACCTCATAAATGTGGCACGCATGGAAAGAGTTTGAAATATATAGATTTCACTAGTAATTATGCTAGAAAGAATCCTAATGGGTTTCAGGTACGTGGAAAATCATTCTTCCATTCTAAACATGAGCAAACTGTTATTGGAATAAAATACTGTGAAAGTAATGAATCTGGAAAAACTGTCAATAAGAAATCGCAACTTATGTGCCAACAAATGTATATGGGCAAAAAACCCTTTGGATGCAGCTATTGTGAGAAAGCCTTCAGCAGCAAGTCATACCTTGTAGTGCATCAGCAAACTCATGCCGAAGAGAAACCCTACGggtgtaatgaatgtgggaaagaCTTCAGTAGTAAATCATACCTCATtgtacatcagagaattcatacaggagagaaactACATGAATGCAGTGAATGCAGGAAAACATTCAGTTTCCATTCACAGCTTGTTatacatcagagaattcacacagGTGAGAATCCCTATGAGTGCTGTGAATGTGGGAAAGTCTTCAGTAGGAAAGACCAGCTTGTTTCACACCAGAAAACTCATTCAGGACAGAAACCATATGtgtgtaatgaatgtgggaaagcttttGGTTTAAAATCACAGCTCATTATACATGAAAGaattcatacaggagagaaaccatATGAATGCAATGAATGTCAGAAAGCCTTTAATACAAAGTCAAACCTTATGGTACATCAGAGAACCCATACAGGGGAGAAACCTTATATTTGTAGTGATTGTGGAAAAGCctttacattcaagtcacagctCATTGTACATCAGGGGATTCACACAGGAGTAAAGCCCTATGGGTGTATTCAGTGTGGTAAAGGATTCAGTTTGAAGTCACAGCTCATTGTACATCAGAGAAGTCACACAGGAATGAAACCTTACGTATGCAgtgaatgtggcaaagccttcagGAGCAAGTCATACCTTATTATACATACAAGGACTCATACAGGAGAAAAACTCCATGAATGCAACGattgtgggaaagccttcagttTTAAATCACAGCTCATTATACATCAGAGGATTCATACAGGAGAGAACCCCTATGAATGCcatgaatgtgggaaagccttcagtcGGAAATACCAGCTTATGTCACACCAGAGAACTCACGCAGGAGAGAAGCCTTATGAATGCACCAACTGTGGAAAAGCTTTTGGTTTAAAGTCACAGCTTATTATACACCAGAGAACTCATACAGGGGAGAAACCATTTGAATGTAGTGAGTGTCAGAAAGCCTTTAATACAAAGTCAAACCTGATTGTACATCAGAGAactcatacaggagagaaaccctatagttgtaatgaatgtggaaaagcctttacgttcaaatcacagctcattgtacaTCAAGGAGTGCACACTGGAGTAAAACCCTATGGATGCAGTCAATGTGAAAAAACCTTTAGTTTGAAGTCCCAGCTCATTGTACATCAGAGAAGTCACACAGGAGTAAAACCATATGGATGCAGtgagtgtgggaaagccttcaggaGCAAGTCATACCTTATTATACATATGAGAactcatacaggagagaaaccacATGAGTGCAGGGAATGCGGGAAATCCTTTAGTTTCAATTCACAGCTCATTGtgcatcagagaattcacacagGAGAAAATCCCTATGAATGCAgcgaatgtgggaaagcctttaatAGGAAAGACCAGCTCATTTCACATCAGCGAACTCATGCGGGGGAAAAGCCTTATGGgtgcagtgaatgtgggaaagcttttaGCAGCAAGTCATACCTAATTATACACATGAGAACTCATTCAGGTGAGAAACCatatgaatgtaatgaatgtgggaaagccttcattTGGAAATCACTACTCATTGTACATGAGCGAACTCATGCAGGGGTCAACCCTTATAAGTGCAGTCAATGTGAGAAAACCTTCAGTGGGAAATTACGCCTTCTCGTACACCAGAGAATGCACACAAGAGAGAAACCATATGAATGCAATGAGTGTGGAAAAGCCTTCATTAGGAATTCTCAACTCATTGT
- the ZNF268 gene encoding zinc finger protein 268 isoform X5: MDWHQENKAKLGSTAKSFECTTFGKLCRLSTKYLSRQKPHKCGTHGKSLKYIDFTSNYARKNPNGFQVRGKSFFHSKHEQTVIGIKYCESNESGKTVNKKSQLMCQQMYMGKKPFGCSYCEKAFSSKSYLVVHQQTHAEEKPYGCNECGKDFSSKSYLIVHQRIHTGEKLHECSECRKTFSFHSQLVIHQRIHTGENPYECCECGKVFSRKDQLVSHQKTHSGQKPYVCNECGKAFGLKSQLIIHERIHTGEKPYECNECQKAFNTKSNLMVHQRTHTGEKPYICSDCGKAFTFKSQLIVHQGIHTGVKPYGCIQCGKGFSLKSQLIVHQRSHTGMKPYVCSECGKAFRSKSYLIIHTRTHTGEKLHECNDCGKAFSFKSQLIIHQRIHTGENPYECHECGKAFSRKYQLMSHQRTHAGEKPYECTNCGKAFGLKSQLIIHQRTHTGEKPFECSECQKAFNTKSNLIVHQRTHTGEKPYSCNECGKAFTFKSQLIVHQGVHTGVKPYGCSQCEKTFSLKSQLIVHQRSHTGVKPYGCSECGKAFRSKSYLIIHMRTHTGEKPHECRECGKSFSFNSQLIVHQRIHTGENPYECSECGKAFNRKDQLISHQRTHAGEKPYGCSECGKAFSSKSYLIIHMRTHSGEKPYECNECGKAFIWKSLLIVHERTHAGVNPYKCSQCEKTFSGKLRLLVHQRMHTREKPYECNECGKAFIRNSQLIVHQRTHSGEKPYGCNECGKTFSQKSILSAHQRTHTGEKPCKCTECGKAFCWKSQLIMHQRTHVDDKH, from the coding sequence ATGGATTGGCATCAGGAAAATAAAGCCAAGCTGGGAAGTACGGCAAAAAGCTTTGAATGCACTACATTTGGAAAACTATGTCGTCTTAGTACAAAGTATCTTTCAAGACAAAAACCTCATAAATGTGGCACGCATGGAAAGAGTTTGAAATATATAGATTTCACTAGTAATTATGCTAGAAAGAATCCTAATGGGTTTCAGGTACGTGGAAAATCATTCTTCCATTCTAAACATGAGCAAACTGTTATTGGAATAAAATACTGTGAAAGTAATGAATCTGGAAAAACTGTCAATAAGAAATCGCAACTTATGTGCCAACAAATGTATATGGGCAAAAAACCCTTTGGATGCAGCTATTGTGAGAAAGCCTTCAGCAGCAAGTCATACCTTGTAGTGCATCAGCAAACTCATGCCGAAGAGAAACCCTACGggtgtaatgaatgtgggaaagaCTTCAGTAGTAAATCATACCTCATtgtacatcagagaattcatacaggagagaaactACATGAATGCAGTGAATGCAGGAAAACATTCAGTTTCCATTCACAGCTTGTTatacatcagagaattcacacagGTGAGAATCCCTATGAGTGCTGTGAATGTGGGAAAGTCTTCAGTAGGAAAGACCAGCTTGTTTCACACCAGAAAACTCATTCAGGACAGAAACCATATGtgtgtaatgaatgtgggaaagcttttGGTTTAAAATCACAGCTCATTATACATGAAAGaattcatacaggagagaaaccatATGAATGCAATGAATGTCAGAAAGCCTTTAATACAAAGTCAAACCTTATGGTACATCAGAGAACCCATACAGGGGAGAAACCTTATATTTGTAGTGATTGTGGAAAAGCctttacattcaagtcacagctCATTGTACATCAGGGGATTCACACAGGAGTAAAGCCCTATGGGTGTATTCAGTGTGGTAAAGGATTCAGTTTGAAGTCACAGCTCATTGTACATCAGAGAAGTCACACAGGAATGAAACCTTACGTATGCAgtgaatgtggcaaagccttcagGAGCAAGTCATACCTTATTATACATACAAGGACTCATACAGGAGAAAAACTCCATGAATGCAACGattgtgggaaagccttcagttTTAAATCACAGCTCATTATACATCAGAGGATTCATACAGGAGAGAACCCCTATGAATGCcatgaatgtgggaaagccttcagtcGGAAATACCAGCTTATGTCACACCAGAGAACTCACGCAGGAGAGAAGCCTTATGAATGCACCAACTGTGGAAAAGCTTTTGGTTTAAAGTCACAGCTTATTATACACCAGAGAACTCATACAGGGGAGAAACCATTTGAATGTAGTGAGTGTCAGAAAGCCTTTAATACAAAGTCAAACCTGATTGTACATCAGAGAactcatacaggagagaaaccctatagttgtaatgaatgtggaaaagcctttacgttcaaatcacagctcattgtacaTCAAGGAGTGCACACTGGAGTAAAACCCTATGGATGCAGTCAATGTGAAAAAACCTTTAGTTTGAAGTCCCAGCTCATTGTACATCAGAGAAGTCACACAGGAGTAAAACCATATGGATGCAGtgagtgtgggaaagccttcaggaGCAAGTCATACCTTATTATACATATGAGAactcatacaggagagaaaccacATGAGTGCAGGGAATGCGGGAAATCCTTTAGTTTCAATTCACAGCTCATTGtgcatcagagaattcacacagGAGAAAATCCCTATGAATGCAgcgaatgtgggaaagcctttaatAGGAAAGACCAGCTCATTTCACATCAGCGAACTCATGCGGGGGAAAAGCCTTATGGgtgcagtgaatgtgggaaagcttttaGCAGCAAGTCATACCTAATTATACACATGAGAACTCATTCAGGTGAGAAACCatatgaatgtaatgaatgtgggaaagccttcattTGGAAATCACTACTCATTGTACATGAGCGAACTCATGCAGGGGTCAACCCTTATAAGTGCAGTCAATGTGAGAAAACCTTCAGTGGGAAATTACGCCTTCTCGTACACCAGAGAATGCACACAAGAGAGAAACCATATGAATGCAATGAGTGTGGAAAAGCCTTCATTAGGAATTCTCAACTCATTGT